A genomic region of Aspergillus oryzae RIB40 DNA, chromosome 1 contains the following coding sequences:
- a CDS encoding uncharacterized protein (predicted protein) encodes MPSRYTPKRILKKQFSQQEHSLLEDWAPGNRNKYRNVELDAPVLTEHQAPSSELVNQGGYTAPNGTHLSDHDLTELSNGIEDSESMCVIYFQPCFIEDPWKDLPSVKMEFTTRFWSVLLLQPRVPVASLLVAHRKT; translated from the coding sequence ATGCCTTCCCGTTACACGCCAAAGCGCATCCTTAAGAAACAGTTCTCCCAGCAGGAACACAGTCTCCTGGAAGATTGGGCGCCCGGAAACCGAAACAAGTATCGCAACGTGGAACTTGACGCCCCCGTCTTAACGGAGCATCAGGCCCCGAGCTCGGAACTTGTTAACCAAGGAGGGTATACAGCGCCGAACGGAACTCATCTCTCCGACCACGACCTAACTGAATTGTCAAATGGCATTGAAGATTCGGAGTCAATGTGTGTTATATACTTTCAGCCTTGCTTCATTGAGGATCCCTGGAAGGATCTCCCATCTGTGAAGATGGAATTCACTACGCGCTTTTGGTCAGTCCTTCTCTTGCAGCCACGCGTCCCTGTTGCTTCTTTACTTGTTGCACATCGCAAGACTTGA
- a CDS encoding AAA family ATPase SEC18 (AAA+-type ATPase): MEVAVSPQDFPPTRDGLDLFLLVNDLYVFSARPYDGFPPGHISMSDPQRTWAGVAFTDSVNVQIYDPFSQGGQAYIGSTDIEIGFAGKKRVETPYDQDELGSVVVKNFENQIFAPGQKILMDHRSIPLILTVKTVQRVDLSSEKADLSSGQVETDPSARGILTRHSQINFFKDARTGINLKASNRRPAANSIIQPDFKFENMGIGGLDAEFSTIFRRAFASRIFPPGLVEKLGIQHVKGMLLYGPPGTGKTLIARQIGKMLNAREPKIINGPEVLNKYVGQSEENIRKLFADAEAEYKEKGEESGLHIIIFDELDAVCKQRGSGAGGGTGVGDSVVNQLLSKLDGVDQLNNILLIGMTNRKDMIDDALLRPGRLEVHMEISLPDEKGRAQILKIHTQKMRDNNVMDVDVNLSELALMTKNFSGAEIAGLVKSASSFAFSRHVKVGTMAGISDDVVNMKVNRGDFHNALDEVKPAFGVSEEELSSRIQYGIIHYSDQINEILREGQLFVKQVGESTPLFSVLLHGPTASGKTALAARIAIDSGFPFIKLISPEDMVGFSEMAKVQYISKIFDDAYKSRTSVVVVDNIERIIDWVPIGPRFSNTVLQTLMVFLRKQPTKERRLLVLATTTQRAVLKQLDVYNSFNSDIMVPNVMTCAELEYIMKQSETFNDQEIAQVLGAIGGIDQADKAPQEKVIGVGVKKVLLGIETARQDADKVERFVRVIDRAIEEERSFD; the protein is encoded by the exons ATGGA AGTTGCAGTTTCGCCGCAGGATTTCCCGCCCACCCGCGATGGACTCgaccttttccttcttgtaAACGATCTTTATGTATTTTCCGCGCGCCCATATGATGGCTTCCCGCCGGGTCACATCAGCATGTCGGACCCTCAGCGGACGTGGGCTGGAGTTGCATTCACAGACTCTGTCAACGTACAGATTTACGATCCGTTCAGTCAAGGCGGGCAGGCTTATATCGGTTCCACGGACATTGAAATAGGTTTCGCCGGCAAGAAGAGGGTCGAAACTCCTTATGACCAAGACGAGTTGGGTAGTGTTGTGGTCAAG AATTTTGAAAACCAAATATTTGCCCCGGGTCAGAAGATTTTGATGGACCATAGAAGCATTCCTCTTATACTAACGGTTAAAACCGTCCAACGTGTCGATTTGAGTTCCGAGAAAGCTGATCTCTCCAGCGGTCAAGTGGAGACCGATCCCAGCGCCAGGGGAATACTCACGAGGCATTCTCAGATCAATTTTTTCAAGGATGCTCGCACTGGAATCAATTTGAAAGCGTCGAACCGTCGGCCAGCGGCGAACTCTATTATCCAGCCCGACTTCAAATTCGAGAACATGGGTATTGGAGGTCTTGATGCAGAGTTTAGCACAATCTTTCGTCGTGCATTTGCGTCTCGCATTTTCCCCCCAGGCTTAGTTGAGAAGCTTGGTATCCAGCATGTAAAGGGTATGCTGCTTTATGGCCCTCCAGGAACTGGTAAAACGTTGATTGCCCGGCAAATTGGCAAGATGTTAAACGCAAGGGAACCAAAGATCATCAACGGTCCTGAAGTGCTGAATAAATACGTTGGCCAGTCAGAGGAAAACATTCGAAAGCTTTTtgcagatgcagaagctgaGTACAAAGAGAAAGGCGAGGAAAGTGGGCTTCACATCATCATTTtcgatgagctggatgcTGTGTGTAAGCAGCGTGGCAGCGGAGCAGGCGGTGGCACGGGCGTAGGTGATAGTGTGGTGAACCAACTGCTATCAAAGCTCGATGGTGTCGACCaactcaacaacatcctccttATTGGTATGACCAACAGGAAGGATATGATCGATGATGCGCTATTGCGACCTGGTCGTCTTGAGGTCCATATGGAAATCTCACTCCCTGATGAGAAGGGCCGAGCTCAGATTCTCAAGATTCATAcccagaagatgagggaCAACAACGtgatggatgtggatgtgaATCTATCCGAGCTAGCACTGATGACCAAGAACTTTTCGGGTGCCGAGATTGCAGGTCTTGTCAAATCCGCATCTTCATTCGCCTTTTCCCGCCATGTCAAGGTTGGAACAATGGCCGGTATTAGCGATGACGTGGTTAACATGAAAGTCAACCGAGGTGACTTCCACAATGCTCTTGACGAAGTTAAACCTGCGTTTGGTGTATCAGAGGAGGAACTTTCGAGCCGTATTCAGTACGGCATTATCCATTACTCCGATCAGATTAACGAAATCTTAAGAGAGGGTCAGCTCTTTGTGAAGCAAGTTGGGGAATCGACGCCTTTGTTCTCCGTCTTGTTGCATGGTCCAACTGCATCAGGAAAGACTGCGCTCGCAGCCCGGATTGCCATTGACTCTGGTTTCCCCTTCATCAAGCTGATCAGCCCTGAAGATATGGTCGGCTTTAGCGAAATGGCCAAGGTTCAATATATCAGCAAGATATTCGATGACGCCTACAAGAGTCGTACCAGTGTGGTCGTCGTCGATAACATTGAAAGAATCATTGATTGGGTCCCAATCGGACCTCGGTTTAGCAATACTGTTTTGCAGACATTAATGGTCTTTTTGAGAAAGCAGCCGACCAAGGAGCGGCGATTGCTGGTTCTAGCAACTACAACCCAGAGAGCTGTCCTGAAGCAGCTGGATGTGTACAACTCATTCAATTCTGATATCATGGTCCCGAATGTCATGACGTGTGCCGAGTTAGAGTACATCATGAAACAGTCGGAGACGTTTAATGACCAGGAAATTGCCCAGGTGTTAGGAGCAATTGGGGGTATCGACCAGGCTGATAAGGCCCCTCAAGAAAAAGTCATCGGTGTCGGTGTCAAAAAAGTGCTGTTGGGCATTGAGACAGCCAGGCAGGATGCTGACAAGGTTGAACGGTTCGTGCGTGTTATTGATAGGGccatcgaagaagagaggagtTTCGACTAG
- a CDS encoding KxDL motif-containing protein (predicted protein), with the protein MATQHYQAPPLPINVPSKAPAPVNLYPISRVSGSPPDVSDTSTTAGSRTSAGFSYGSGSISGDYESSSASYSGVDVVDVLSDRMQNVFDPTPLDKGLARQAQASGQLNAKQRELLELQALAQRRLQGVRANFSDGIKVARETKRDLEWTQKRVSALKAKAEAVHPDEYRRATKKYTYDDDY; encoded by the exons ATGGCGACTCAACACTATCAAGCTCCCCCCCTTCCTATCAATGTTCCCTCCAAGGCGCCGGCACCTGTCAATCTGTATCCTATCAGCCGTGTTTCAGGATCCCCACCAGATGTATCTGATACCAGCACGACGGCGGGTAGTCGCACATCCGCCGGCTTCAGCTACGGGTCTGGGAGTATCAGCGGCGATTACGAGTCGAGTTCTGCATCGTACTCTGGAGTCGATGTTGTCGATGTCTTGAGTGACCGCATGCAGAACGTGTTTGACCCCACGCCATTGGATAAAGGGCTGGCAAGACAGGCACAGGC TTCCGGACAGCTGAATGCCAAACAACGTGAACTCCTTGAATTGCAAGCTCTCGCCCAGCGACGACTGCAAGGTGTACGTGCCAACTTCTCTGACGGCATCAAAGTAGCCCGGGAGACTAAGAGGGACCTGGAATGGACACAAAAACGAGTGAG TGCGTTGAAGGCAAAAGCTGAGGCTGTGCATCCCGACGAATACCGACGGGCGACGAAGAAGTATACTTATGACGACGATTACTGA